From Piliocolobus tephrosceles isolate RC106 chromosome 16, ASM277652v3, whole genome shotgun sequence, the proteins below share one genomic window:
- the NR1D1 gene encoding nuclear receptor subfamily 1 group D member 1, protein MTTLDSNNNTGGVITYIGSSGSSPSRTSPESLYSDNSNGSFQSLTQGCPTYFPPSPTGSLTQDPARSFGSIAPSLSDDGSPSSSSSSSSSSSSFYNGSPPGSLQVAMEDSSRVSPSKSSSNITKLNGMVLLCKVCGDVASGFHYGVHACEGCKGFFRRSIQQNIQYKRCLKNENCSIVRINRNRCQQCRFKKCLSVGMSRDAVRFGRIPKREKQRMLAEMQSAMNLANNQLSSQCPLETSPTQHPTPGSLGPSPPPAPVPSPLVGFSQFPQQLTPPRSPSPEPTVEDVISQVARAHREIFTYAHDKLGSSPGNFNANHASGSPPATTPHRWENQGCPPVPNDNNTLAAQRHNEALNGLRQAPSSYPPTWPPGPAHHSCHQSNSNGHRLCPTHVYAAPEGKAPANNPRQGNSKNVLLACPMNMYPHGRSGRTVQEIWEDFSMSFTPAVREVVEFAKHIPGFRDLSQHDQVTLLKAGTFEVLMVRFASLFNVKDQTVMFLSRTTYSLQELGAMGMGDLLNAMFDFSEKLNSLALTEEELGLFTAVVLVSADRSGMENSASVEQLQETLLRALRALVLKNRPLETSRFTKLLLKLPDLRTLNNMHSEKLLSFRVDAQ, encoded by the exons CCACCGTCCCCCACTGGCTCCCTCACTCAAGACCCAGCTCGCTCCTTTGGGAgcattgcacccagcctgagtgATGATGGCTCCCCTTCTTCGTCATCTTCCTCGTCgtcatcctcttcctccttctataATGGGAGCCCCCCAGGGAGTCTACAAGTGGCCATGGAGGACAGCAGCCGAGTGTCCCCCAGCAAGAGCAGCAGCAACATCACCA AGCTGAATGGCATGGTGTTACTGTGTAAAGTGTGTGGGGACGTTGCCTCGGGCTTCCACTATGGTGTGCACGCCTGTGAGGGCTGCAAG GGCTTTTTCCGTCGGAGCATCCAGCAGAACATCCAGTACAAAAGGTGTCTGAAGAATGAGAATTGCTCCATCGTCCGCATCAATCGCAACCGCTGCCAGCAATGTCGCTTCAAGAAGTGTCTCTCCGTGGGCATGTCTCGAGACG CTGTGCGTTTTGGGCGCATCCCCAAACGAGAGAAGCAGCGGATGCTTGCTGAGATGCAGAGTGCCATGAACCTGGCCAACAACCAGTTGAGCAGCCAGTGCCCGCTGGAGACTTCACCCACCCAGCACCCCACCCCAGGCTCCTTGGGCCCCTCGCCACCCCCTGCTCCGGTCCCCTCACCCCTGGTGGGCTTCTCCCAATTCCCACAACAGCTGACGCCTCCCAGATCCCCCAGCCCCGAGCCCACAGTGGAGGATGTGATATCCCAGGTGGCCCGGGCCCATCGAGAGATCTTCACCTACGCCCATGACAAGCTGGGCAGCTCACCTGGCAACTTCAATGCCAACCACGCATCAGGTAGCCCTCCAGCCACCACCCCGCATCGCTGGGAAAATCAGGGCTGCCCACCTGTCCCCAATGACAACAACACCTTGGCCGCCCAGCGTCACAACGAGGCCCTAAATGGTCTGCGCCAGGccccctcctcctaccctcccacctggcctcccGGCCCTGCACACCACAGCTGCCACCAGTCCAACAGCAACGGGCACCGTCTATGCCCCACCCACGTGTATGCAGCCCCAGAAGGCAAGGCACCTGCCAACAATCCCCGGCAGGGTAACTCCAAGAATGTTCTGCTG GCATGTCCCATGAACATGTACCCGCACGGACGCAGTGGACGAACGGTGCAGGAGATCTGGGAAGATTTCTCCATGAGCTTCACGCCCGCTGTGCGGGAGGTGGTAGAGTTTGCCAAGCACATCCCGGGCTTCCGTGACCTTTCTCAGCACGACCAAGTCACCCTGCTTAAGGCTGGCACTTTTGAG GTGCTGATGGTGCGCTTTGCATCATTGTTCAACGTGAAGGACCAGACAGTGATGTTCCTAAGCCGCACCACCTACAGCCTGCAAGAGCTTGGTGCCATGGGCATGGGAGACCTGCTCAATGCCATGTTCGACTTCAGCGAGAAGCTCAACTCCCTGGCGCTTACCGAGGAGGAGCTGGGCCTCTTCACCGCGGTGGTGCTTGTCTCTGCAG ACCGCTCGGGCATGGAGAATTCCGCTTCGGTGGAGCAGCTCCAGGAGACGCTGCTGCGGGCTCTTCGGGCTCTGGTGCTGAAGAACCGGCCCTTGGAGACTTCCCGCTTCACCAAGCTGCTGCTCAAGCTGCCGGACCTGCGGACCCTGAACAACATGCATTCCGAGAAGCTGCTGTCCTTCCGGGTGGACGCCCAGTGA